From a single Couchioplanes caeruleus genomic region:
- a CDS encoding NUDIX hydrolase, translating to MPISPYLHSLREVVGHRLLLLPGVTAVVFDDEQRLLLGQRADNGRWSLIAGVMDPGEQPADTVVREVYEETAVHVVPERITSVFTQPPNTYPNGDRTEYVDITFRCHAVGGQARVNDDESLAVGWFRLADLPPIGDLTRRRIECALEPGTAAWFGTPAGHLH from the coding sequence ATGCCCATTTCGCCGTACCTGCACAGCTTGCGGGAGGTCGTCGGTCACCGGCTGCTGCTCCTGCCCGGCGTCACCGCCGTCGTGTTCGACGACGAGCAGCGGCTCCTGCTCGGTCAGCGCGCCGACAACGGCCGGTGGTCGCTCATCGCGGGGGTCATGGACCCGGGGGAGCAGCCGGCCGACACGGTCGTCCGAGAGGTGTACGAGGAGACCGCCGTCCACGTCGTCCCCGAGCGGATCACCAGCGTCTTCACCCAGCCGCCGAACACCTACCCCAACGGCGACCGCACCGAGTACGTCGACATCACGTTCCGCTGCCACGCGGTCGGCGGCCAGGCGCGGGTGAACGACGACGAGTCGCTGGCGGTGGGCTGGTTCCGCCTGGCGGACCTGCCTCCGATCGGCGACCTGACCCGCCGGCGCATCGAGTGCGCGCTCGAGCCCGGCACGGCGGCCTGGTTCGGCACCCCGGCCGGCCACCTCCACTGA
- a CDS encoding LLM class flavin-dependent oxidoreductase, translated as MTDLGAIFLPQNPPERLPEVARAADEAGLEQLWLWEDSFLAGGISAAAAALAVTTRLKVGIGILPVPFRNVAVTAMEVATLHRMFGDRPIVGLGHGVQEWMGQVGARAASPMTLLREYTTALKSLLNGEAVTTDGRFVRLDDVKLDWPPAAAPRVFIGGTGPKTLRLAGELADGTILTGSTTPDTLREARTHIQPPEGHEIVVFMPAATGPDAVDRLARDREKYGAPWLGAHGDAADIAAVVEQMAAAGADTVILQPTLDEPSPEGFIRFVAEEVRPLVK; from the coding sequence GTGACTGATCTCGGTGCGATCTTCCTGCCCCAGAACCCTCCCGAGCGCCTGCCCGAGGTGGCCCGCGCGGCAGACGAGGCGGGCCTCGAGCAGCTATGGCTGTGGGAGGACTCCTTCCTCGCCGGCGGCATCTCGGCGGCCGCCGCGGCGCTGGCCGTGACCACCCGGCTCAAGGTCGGCATCGGCATCCTCCCCGTGCCGTTCCGCAACGTCGCGGTGACGGCGATGGAGGTCGCGACGCTGCACCGCATGTTCGGCGACCGTCCGATCGTCGGCCTGGGCCATGGCGTCCAGGAGTGGATGGGCCAGGTCGGCGCGCGGGCGGCATCGCCGATGACTTTGCTCCGCGAATACACGACGGCGCTGAAGTCCCTGCTCAACGGCGAGGCGGTGACCACGGACGGCCGCTTCGTCCGCCTCGACGACGTCAAACTGGACTGGCCGCCGGCCGCCGCGCCCCGCGTGTTCATCGGCGGCACCGGCCCGAAGACCCTCCGCCTCGCCGGCGAGCTCGCCGACGGCACGATCCTGACCGGCAGCACCACGCCCGACACGCTCCGCGAGGCCCGGACCCACATCCAGCCGCCCGAGGGGCACGAAATCGTGGTCTTCATGCCGGCCGCCACCGGCCCCGACGCGGTCGACCGCCTGGCCCGCGACCGCGAGAAGTACGGCGCGCCGTGGCTGGGTGCCCACGGCGACGCGGCCGACATCGCCGCGGTGGTCGAGCAGATGGCGGCGGCGGGTGCGGACACGGTCATCCTCCAGCCGACGCTCGACGAGCCGTCGCCCGAGGGTTTCATCCGTTTCGTCGCAGAGGAGGTGCGCCCACTGGTGAAGTGA
- a CDS encoding ArsR/SmtB family transcription factor, with protein sequence MDLVFKALADPTRRHLLDLLRERNGQTLGELCGHVAMTRQSATQHLALLEAANLVSTVRRGREKVHYLNPVPLHEMQERWIDRFERPRLRALSAVKRRAESAMSDRPTYVYVTYIESTPEQVWHALTDADLTASYWGHANVSDWQPGSRWEHRRTDGSGVADVVGTVVESRPPVRLVTTWSDPADLSESSQVTFEIEGFHEIVRLTVTHENLATEQEHADVASGWPAVLSNLKTLLETGRILSQAPWTMDR encoded by the coding sequence ATGGATCTGGTGTTCAAGGCACTCGCCGACCCGACCCGCCGTCACCTGCTCGACCTGCTGCGCGAGCGCAACGGCCAGACGCTGGGCGAGCTGTGCGGCCACGTCGCCATGACCCGGCAGTCGGCCACCCAGCACCTGGCCCTGCTGGAGGCGGCCAACCTGGTCAGCACGGTGCGCCGCGGGCGCGAGAAGGTCCACTACCTCAACCCGGTGCCGCTGCACGAGATGCAGGAGCGCTGGATCGACAGGTTCGAGCGCCCGCGGCTGCGGGCCCTCAGCGCCGTCAAACGCAGAGCGGAGAGCGCGATGAGCGACCGGCCCACGTACGTCTACGTCACCTACATCGAGAGCACCCCGGAGCAGGTATGGCACGCGCTGACCGACGCCGACCTGACCGCGAGCTACTGGGGGCACGCCAACGTCTCGGACTGGCAGCCCGGTTCCCGGTGGGAGCACCGGCGCACCGACGGCTCCGGCGTCGCCGACGTCGTGGGCACGGTCGTGGAGAGCCGGCCGCCCGTACGCCTGGTCACGACCTGGTCCGACCCCGCCGACCTGAGCGAGTCGTCGCAGGTCACCTTCGAGATCGAGGGGTTCCACGAGATCGTCCGGCTGACCGTGACGCACGAGAACCTGGCCACCGAGCAGGAGCACGCCGACGTGGCGAGCGGATGGCCGGCCGTGCTGTCGAATCTGAAGACGCTGCTCGAAACGGGCCGGATTTTGTCACAGGCACCATGGACGATGGACCGGTGA
- a CDS encoding ATP-binding protein, translating into MGEEPPYLIEPGESPLSVTADRDGSFVDVTVTGHWTAALQAAVGRTLRNCLAERPAGIVVDLHGLVDPAAASVPTWVSAAGTAADAMPAVHLALCLPPDSALASALRSADCESVLDTPEEARAALTENCPPAEVIRLRLAPSPMAPCEARNLVGDACHEWDLQAVLHPGRAVMSELVANAVEHARTDMDIAVSRRGTALHLVVRDRTRQLPRIIDLAPVEPGLPLDERGHGLRVVHADSTAWGAIPVTDGKMVWATVRDRAGRRRRW; encoded by the coding sequence ATGGGGGAAGAACCTCCGTACCTGATCGAGCCCGGCGAATCACCACTGTCAGTCACCGCGGACCGGGACGGATCCTTCGTCGACGTCACCGTGACGGGGCACTGGACGGCCGCACTGCAGGCTGCTGTCGGCCGTACGCTCCGCAACTGCCTGGCCGAACGCCCGGCCGGCATCGTGGTCGACCTGCACGGACTGGTCGATCCGGCGGCCGCGAGCGTGCCCACCTGGGTCTCCGCCGCCGGCACGGCAGCGGACGCCATGCCGGCTGTGCACCTCGCACTGTGCCTCCCACCCGACTCGGCGCTCGCGTCCGCGCTGCGATCGGCCGATTGCGAGTCGGTGCTGGACACGCCCGAGGAGGCCCGGGCGGCACTGACCGAGAACTGCCCGCCGGCCGAGGTCATCCGGCTGCGCCTGGCGCCCTCGCCCATGGCACCGTGCGAGGCACGCAACCTCGTCGGCGACGCTTGCCACGAATGGGACCTGCAGGCGGTGCTGCACCCCGGGCGGGCGGTGATGTCCGAGCTGGTGGCGAACGCCGTCGAGCACGCGCGTACGGACATGGACATCGCGGTCTCCCGGCGCGGGACCGCGCTGCACCTCGTCGTCCGGGATCGCACCCGGCAGCTGCCCCGGATCATCGACCTGGCGCCGGTCGAGCCGGGGCTGCCACTCGACGAACGGGGTCACGGGCTCCGGGTCGTGCACGCCGACTCGACGGCGTGGGGCGCGATCCCGGTCACGGACGGCAAGATGGTGTGGGCGACCGTACGCGACCGGGCGGGGCGCCGGCGCCGCTGGTGA
- a CDS encoding NADAR family protein codes for MPRTVQDLVESDEPVNYLFFWGHRPQRDGSIGAGCLSQWWPSLFSVDGVRFATAEHYMMWRKALLFGDEEAAGRIVAASHPRQAKMLGRRVRGFDEETWAAQRYGIVVEAGLAKFGQRAELRDFLLGTGERVLVEASPTDRVWGIGLAATDERAADPARWRGLNLLGFALMETRVRLSR; via the coding sequence ATGCCGCGTACCGTTCAAGATCTCGTCGAGTCGGACGAGCCGGTGAACTACCTGTTCTTCTGGGGCCACCGTCCGCAGCGGGACGGCAGCATCGGGGCGGGTTGCCTGAGTCAGTGGTGGCCGTCCCTGTTCAGCGTGGACGGCGTCCGGTTCGCCACGGCCGAGCACTACATGATGTGGCGCAAGGCGCTCCTCTTCGGCGACGAGGAAGCGGCCGGGCGCATCGTCGCCGCGAGCCATCCGCGGCAGGCGAAGATGCTGGGCCGCCGCGTCCGCGGGTTCGACGAGGAGACGTGGGCCGCCCAGCGCTACGGCATCGTCGTCGAGGCCGGCCTCGCGAAGTTCGGGCAGCGCGCCGAGCTGCGTGACTTCCTGCTCGGCACCGGCGAGCGCGTGCTGGTGGAGGCGAGCCCGACCGACCGCGTCTGGGGCATCGGCCTCGCGGCCACCGACGAGCGCGCCGCCGATCCGGCCCGGTGGCGAGGCCTCAACCTGCTCGGCTTCGCCCTGATGGAGACCCGCGTCCGGCTGAGCCGATGA
- a CDS encoding WYL domain-containing protein: MANTSARMLRLLSLLQTHRYWPGAELADRLDVSPRTLRRDVDRLRELGYPVDAARGVAGGYQLQAGAAMPPLLLDDEEAVAIAIGLRTAAAGAVAGFEETSVRALAKVIQLLPPRLRRRIDALRAMTAPGVLGGGPTLDATVLTTLAMACRGEERLRFAYTPRDGDTADRHVEPHRLVPLGRRWYLMAWDLDRGDWRSFRVDRLSEPAMTGARFRPRDIPGGDPVAWLRGRLASVPNRYDVSVVLHSDAESVRAMAGQWAAVEPLPGPAESAASDARPVPSDARPVPSDARPARSDARPASAGVPQVSADVPPDARPGDAAAGSGANPAARPVDGLRPEQSSSSGVPLCRLRMSVDDLSWPIMLLGVIGADFVIESPPELRDRLRHTAEVLLRGAGAP, translated from the coding sequence ATGGCGAACACGAGCGCGCGGATGCTCCGGCTCCTCTCCCTGCTGCAGACCCACCGCTACTGGCCGGGCGCCGAACTCGCCGATCGCCTCGACGTCAGCCCCCGCACCCTGCGCCGCGACGTCGACCGCCTCCGGGAACTCGGTTACCCGGTCGACGCGGCGCGCGGGGTCGCCGGCGGCTACCAGCTCCAGGCCGGCGCGGCGATGCCCCCGCTGCTCCTCGACGACGAGGAAGCGGTCGCCATCGCCATCGGCCTGCGAACCGCGGCCGCGGGGGCGGTCGCCGGCTTCGAGGAGACATCGGTACGCGCCCTCGCCAAAGTCATCCAGCTCCTCCCACCCCGCCTGCGCCGCCGCATCGACGCGCTGCGCGCCATGACCGCCCCCGGCGTGCTCGGCGGCGGCCCGACCCTCGACGCCACCGTGCTCACCACGCTGGCGATGGCCTGCCGCGGGGAGGAACGGCTCCGGTTCGCGTACACGCCCCGCGACGGCGACACGGCCGACCGCCACGTCGAACCCCACCGCCTCGTCCCGCTCGGCCGCCGCTGGTACCTGATGGCGTGGGACCTCGACCGCGGCGACTGGCGCAGCTTCCGCGTCGACCGCCTGAGCGAACCGGCGATGACGGGAGCCCGCTTCCGGCCCCGGGACATCCCGGGAGGGGACCCGGTGGCGTGGCTGCGCGGACGGCTCGCCTCGGTGCCCAACCGGTACGACGTCTCGGTCGTCCTGCACAGCGACGCCGAGTCGGTACGCGCGATGGCCGGCCAGTGGGCGGCCGTGGAACCGCTGCCCGGCCCGGCGGAGAGCGCGGCCTCAGACGCGCGGCCGGTGCCCTCTGACGCGCGGCCGGTGCCCTCTGACGCGCGGCCGGCGCGCTCTGACGCGCGTCCCGCGTCGGCCGGTGTGCCGCAGGTGTCGGCCGATGTGCCGCCCGACGCGCGGCCTGGTGACGCAGCCGCCGGCTCCGGTGCGAACCCCGCCGCCCGCCCGGTCGACGGCCTTCGCCCCGAGCAAAGTTCGAGCTCCGGTGTGCCGCTGTGCCGGTTGCGGATGAGCGTCGACGACCTGAGCTGGCCGATCATGCTGCTCGGCGTGATCGGCGCCGACTTCGTCATCGAATCGCCCCCTGAGCTGCGCGACCGCCTCCGCCACACGGCCGAGGTCCTGCTGCGCGGCGCCGGAGCGCCGTGA